The Rhizobium sp. WSM4643 genome has a window encoding:
- a CDS encoding aldehyde dehydrogenase family protein yields MPRTMKVYQAFDREPIAELPADDAAALERKLQLAAKAFADRDGWLPAHQRLAILRKASALLQENRDRFAMMIAREGGKPLTDAIIEVTRGIDGLLNAADELRNFGGKEIPMGLTAASANRWAFTTKEPIGVVAAISAFNHPLNLIIHQIAPAIAVGCPVIIKPAAPTPISCIEIVKLFWEAGLDERWCQTLITEDNALAEAFATDRRVAFLSFIGSAKVGWYLKAKLPPGTRCALEHGGAAPVIVDRSANVDAIVGTIVKGGYYHAGQVCVSAQRLFVHEDILASFTEALAARVAALHVGDPTVMQTEVGPLILPREADRVTAWIKEATDAGTRQIGGGRMSETTLLPSVLLNPPADAKVSVLEVFGPLTCVYGYRDLDEAIRIANSLPYAFQASVFSADIAIALRAAKHLDASAVLVNDHTAFRTDWMPFSGRRQSGYGVGGIPWTMEEMADDKMVVFNQVT; encoded by the coding sequence ATGCCGCGCACCATGAAGGTCTACCAAGCGTTCGACCGCGAGCCGATTGCAGAGCTGCCGGCAGACGACGCGGCCGCGCTCGAGCGCAAGCTTCAGCTCGCCGCCAAAGCCTTCGCCGATCGCGACGGCTGGCTGCCCGCGCATCAGCGGTTGGCAATCCTCAGAAAGGCGTCGGCACTTCTGCAGGAGAACCGCGATCGTTTTGCGATGATGATCGCCCGTGAAGGCGGCAAGCCGCTGACGGATGCGATCATCGAGGTGACGCGCGGGATCGACGGCCTCCTCAATGCGGCGGACGAGCTGCGCAACTTCGGCGGCAAGGAAATCCCCATGGGGCTGACTGCGGCCAGCGCGAACCGATGGGCCTTCACCACCAAGGAGCCGATCGGCGTCGTGGCGGCGATATCGGCCTTCAACCATCCGCTCAATCTCATCATCCACCAGATCGCGCCGGCGATCGCCGTGGGTTGCCCGGTGATCATCAAGCCGGCAGCGCCGACCCCGATTTCCTGCATCGAGATCGTCAAGCTATTCTGGGAGGCCGGTCTCGACGAACGCTGGTGCCAGACCCTCATCACCGAGGACAATGCGCTTGCCGAGGCCTTCGCAACCGATCGTCGCGTCGCGTTCCTGAGTTTTATCGGCTCGGCAAAGGTCGGCTGGTACCTCAAGGCCAAGCTGCCGCCGGGCACCCGATGCGCGCTTGAGCATGGTGGAGCAGCACCCGTCATCGTCGACCGCAGCGCCAATGTCGATGCGATCGTCGGCACCATTGTCAAAGGTGGCTATTATCACGCCGGGCAGGTCTGCGTGTCGGCCCAGCGTCTCTTCGTGCATGAAGATATTCTGGCTTCCTTCACCGAGGCGCTCGCTGCCAGGGTGGCAGCCCTGCATGTCGGCGATCCCACGGTTATGCAAACCGAGGTAGGGCCGCTCATTTTGCCACGCGAGGCAGACCGCGTCACGGCCTGGATCAAGGAGGCGACGGACGCCGGAACCAGGCAGATCGGGGGCGGTCGGATGTCCGAGACGACACTTCTGCCTTCGGTTTTGCTGAACCCGCCTGCAGACGCGAAAGTGTCGGTGCTCGAGGTTTTCGGACCGCTGACCTGCGTCTACGGCTACCGCGACCTCGACGAAGCGATCCGCATTGCCAACTCGCTGCCTTATGCCTTCCAGGCGAGCGTCTTTTCCGCCGACATAGCGATTGCTCTCAGGGCGGCAAAACACTTGGATGCATCGGCCGTTCTCGTCAACGACCACACCGCGTTCCGTACCGACTGGATGCCTTTTTCCGGACGCAGGCAGTCAGGATACGGGGTCGGCGGCATTCCCTGGACGATGGAAGAGATGGCCGACGACAAGATGGTGGTGTTCAACCAGGTCACTTAG
- a CDS encoding type II and III secretion system protein family protein, with the protein MANGKRRIAGTKSLAALAAVFSACVCLGPGFAGCVNAQEKSVILGKSVQRVTLPPNATLTLNTGQPFGDLVIGSADMIDVVPLSDHSLFIRGKKIGATNISVYGDDKSLLGVIDIRVASDFTEVAAAIRSAAPSARVTVVNSNDRIRLTGMVRDGIELQRVMEVAQSYSDQPVLNQLRVSDSQQVMLEVRVIEASRQTGRDLGIGWSGHGNNGIGKATTSQGITVDDDGNLARSLLDPKGAATGMLPFGQLIAKVLEISGGRIDVVINALEQKGLVRRLAQPNLIAMSGSTASFHAGGEVPILKTTNNGTTVATETDYRPFGVRLTFKPVVLDDGVINLEIEPEVSELDPSINVNGNPGFISRAASTTVALRDGQSFAMAGLLQSINAKDIQQLPGLGKIPILGALFRSTSFQKKESDLVIVVTPHIVRPARPGEDLYSPLDQTRSSNDVELFALGVLEVDKDMLRRFRNGEGVTGPYGHRLDLNQGGQVVVTKR; encoded by the coding sequence ATGGCGAACGGCAAGAGAAGAATCGCAGGGACGAAAAGCCTTGCGGCACTCGCGGCAGTGTTTTCGGCCTGTGTGTGTTTAGGACCCGGATTTGCCGGCTGCGTCAACGCACAGGAAAAGTCGGTCATCTTAGGCAAATCGGTCCAGCGTGTGACGTTGCCTCCGAACGCGACGCTGACGCTCAATACCGGCCAGCCCTTCGGCGATCTCGTCATCGGCAGCGCCGACATGATCGACGTGGTGCCGCTTTCCGACCACTCGCTGTTCATTCGCGGCAAGAAAATCGGCGCCACCAATATCTCGGTCTATGGCGACGACAAGTCGCTTCTCGGCGTCATCGACATCCGCGTTGCCAGCGATTTCACCGAAGTCGCCGCCGCCATTCGCTCTGCCGCGCCCTCGGCCCGGGTCACGGTGGTCAACTCCAACGATCGCATTCGCCTGACAGGCATGGTCCGTGACGGCATCGAATTGCAGCGGGTGATGGAAGTCGCCCAGTCCTATTCCGACCAGCCGGTGCTGAACCAGTTGCGCGTCAGTGACAGCCAGCAGGTGATGCTGGAGGTCCGTGTCATCGAAGCCTCGCGCCAGACCGGTCGTGACCTCGGGATCGGTTGGTCAGGGCACGGCAACAACGGCATCGGCAAGGCGACGACCAGCCAGGGTATCACCGTAGACGATGACGGCAACCTGGCCCGTTCCCTCCTTGACCCCAAGGGTGCGGCAACCGGTATGCTGCCCTTCGGCCAGTTGATCGCCAAGGTGCTGGAAATCTCGGGCGGCCGCATCGACGTGGTCATCAATGCGCTCGAGCAGAAGGGATTGGTGCGTCGCCTTGCCCAGCCGAACCTCATCGCAATGAGCGGCTCGACCGCCAGCTTCCATGCCGGCGGCGAAGTGCCGATCCTGAAGACGACGAACAACGGCACGACAGTCGCCACCGAGACGGACTATCGCCCCTTCGGCGTGCGGCTGACATTCAAGCCGGTGGTGCTTGACGACGGCGTCATCAATCTGGAGATCGAGCCTGAAGTTTCCGAGCTTGATCCATCGATCAACGTCAACGGCAATCCGGGTTTCATCTCGCGCGCTGCCAGCACCACGGTAGCGCTTCGCGACGGCCAGAGTTTTGCCATGGCGGGCCTGCTGCAGTCGATCAATGCCAAAGACATCCAGCAGTTGCCGGGCCTCGGGAAGATACCGATCCTCGGCGCGCTGTTCCGTTCGACCAGTTTCCAGAAGAAAGAATCCGACCTGGTTATCGTCGTTACCCCGCACATCGTGCGACCGGCCCGCCCGGGTGAGGACCTCTATAGTCCGCTCGATCAGACACGTTCGTCCAATGACGTCGAGCTTTTCGCACTCGGTGTCTTGGAAGTCGACAAGGACATGCTCCGCCGCTTTCGCAATGGCGAAGGTGTGACCGGGCCCTATGGCCATCGTCTCGACCTGAATCAGGGAGGCCAGGTTGTTGTTACAAAACGCTAA
- the cpaB gene encoding Flp pilus assembly protein CpaB codes for MRSSTILSLVIAFVLAAAAVFGMRAYLSDQKARLLAMNGMKAEERTLVVAAKPMRFGDRIRPENLRAIPWPSNETPAGSFVSVEMVVGSDAQPRYAMAAIDPGEPVLSSKITGTGERATLSAALDQGMKAVSIRVNDVLGVAGFVRPSDRVDVLLTRVVRGPAGNDQTFVDVLLQGVKVLAVDQTADERKDEPSVVKTVTFEVTTDEAQRLTLGSSIGTLSLALRNIASSSVEQTRPITVADLGGGAMATELSKDLEKNKLPEPEKQVQIVEQKVEPVLPVEPKWVTVGVWNTTKREEHRVGLVQ; via the coding sequence ATGCGTTCTTCAACGATTTTAAGTCTCGTCATTGCGTTTGTACTCGCCGCAGCAGCAGTTTTCGGCATGCGCGCGTATCTCTCCGATCAGAAGGCCCGGCTGCTGGCGATGAACGGCATGAAGGCCGAGGAAAGGACACTCGTTGTCGCCGCCAAGCCAATGCGCTTCGGTGACCGGATCCGGCCCGAAAATCTACGAGCCATTCCATGGCCCTCCAATGAAACACCCGCAGGCTCATTCGTCAGCGTCGAGATGGTTGTCGGCAGCGATGCCCAGCCGCGTTATGCCATGGCGGCGATCGATCCTGGCGAGCCGGTGCTATCCTCGAAAATCACCGGTACCGGCGAACGCGCGACGCTGTCGGCCGCGCTCGACCAGGGCATGAAGGCGGTTTCCATCCGCGTCAACGACGTGCTCGGCGTTGCCGGCTTTGTCAGGCCTTCCGATCGCGTCGACGTGCTTTTGACGCGGGTCGTGCGCGGACCGGCAGGCAACGATCAGACCTTCGTCGACGTGCTGCTGCAAGGCGTCAAGGTGCTGGCGGTGGACCAGACGGCAGACGAGCGCAAGGACGAACCATCCGTCGTCAAAACCGTGACCTTCGAGGTCACGACCGATGAGGCGCAGCGCCTTACCCTCGGCTCCAGTATCGGCACGCTCTCGCTGGCGCTTCGCAATATTGCCTCTTCCTCGGTCGAGCAAACCCGGCCGATCACCGTCGCCGACCTCGGTGGCGGCGCGATGGCGACCGAGCTCAGCAAGGATCTGGAAAAGAATAAGTTGCCAGAACCTGAAAAACAAGTGCAGATTGTAGAGCAAAAGGTCGAGCCGGTATTGCCGGTCGAGCCGAAGTGGGTGACGGTGGGGGTCTGGAACACGACGAAGCGCGAGGAGCACAGAGTCGGCCTGGTCCAGTAA
- a CDS encoding A24 family peptidase, whose translation MLEMIIVVNSLSVLLFLYAAWTDFRTWKIPNTIVLALVTLYVLRAVGVMLGSEDVGAALFASSGIGGDVGAGLLMFMLGVALWAFRLFGAGDAKLFLPIGLFVGWHGMLPFSFFLLILGIVTLLALRLPVPLPVAHLAFFMRIEEIRASRKIPYGVVMVFAALLTLALPIIRQQLQLR comes from the coding sequence ATGCTGGAAATGATCATTGTTGTTAATTCGCTTTCAGTATTACTTTTTCTCTACGCCGCCTGGACCGATTTCCGGACATGGAAGATCCCCAACACGATCGTGCTTGCGCTCGTGACACTTTATGTACTGCGCGCGGTGGGTGTGATGCTTGGCTCCGAGGATGTCGGCGCTGCTCTCTTTGCGTCGAGCGGAATTGGCGGCGACGTCGGGGCCGGTCTGCTGATGTTTATGCTCGGAGTGGCGCTCTGGGCGTTCCGGCTGTTTGGTGCAGGGGACGCCAAGCTTTTTCTGCCGATCGGCCTTTTTGTCGGATGGCATGGAATGCTGCCGTTTTCGTTTTTCCTCCTCATCCTTGGCATCGTCACACTGCTGGCCCTGCGGCTGCCGGTGCCATTGCCCGTCGCACACCTCGCCTTTTTCATGCGCATCGAGGAAATTCGGGCGAGCCGGAAGATACCTTATGGCGTCGTCATGGTATTCGCCGCGCTCCTCACCTTGGCCTTGCCCATTATCCGACAGCAACTGCAGCTACGATGA
- a CDS encoding AAA family ATPase has product MKLTALRLHNVKRFAGRGISVEGIADGVNVLSAANEHGKSTCFEALHALFFQPHSGNPKSVQMLRPYSGGNPIVEADITIEAGHYRLTKQFHSGRRASVTDLGSGRIVAQADEAEAFIGDLISGGTSGPAGLLWVRQGVTGIENRSKSEEENDKRVRESLLSSVQGEVEALTGGRRMSAVLEACEEELNRLVTATLRPKAGGRFAAALEERDRLQEEEARLAKEVEMLHGALDRRRSVQARLGELENPDEEAGRKTAIANAESVLEAAKLHDRELKALDAEGALAASRRDQAQQAFDRFHAALNRSGELARRFALAEKELSNAAERRAASLVESEAATAEVQAAEEEERLNRELLARLEAALRSCHAAERLAEVRLRLEQAEAARQQIEDGEAAHALLAIPADAIERLEALDIKIVGLRAAAEVGLPSLRIDYLKDVSGLVSMDRQPLHGGEDKSFAGMARLDITGIGTLTIHSSRQADHNGALETAEATRQTLLAKLGVDSLRTARQRDIAARNKREELVRARQRLAELAPNGIDELHLDAARFAELSQGPVELDANPEEVRARLADATRRIELARNRAREASVMRTEAGEAILRAQTEHARLGQEREAIEAVIGPEAGRNELQQNLAEKLSSAKEQVDTIELRAAPLRRTGRDLAGAEAALARARSVADAAGREIARLREELADLGGQIRTRSDSALEENWSETRDFLAAARGQVKRFETEVGVLDRLRKALTATRAAARDLYLKPVMNELAPLLGLLFDDISITFDGDTLLPQIVRRNGLDEDVDRLSGGMREQLSVLTRLAFARLLARDGRPAPVILDDALVYSDDDRIERMFDALHRQSRDQQILVFSCRQRAFSKLGGNVLTMQPWQPD; this is encoded by the coding sequence ATGAAACTCACCGCCCTTCGCCTCCACAATGTCAAACGCTTCGCCGGCCGCGGAATATCCGTCGAAGGAATCGCCGACGGCGTCAATGTGCTGAGCGCCGCCAACGAACATGGAAAATCAACCTGTTTCGAGGCGCTGCATGCCCTGTTCTTCCAGCCGCACAGCGGCAACCCAAAGAGCGTGCAGATGCTGCGCCCCTATAGCGGCGGCAATCCGATCGTCGAGGCCGATATCACGATCGAAGCCGGCCACTACCGCCTGACCAAGCAGTTCCATAGCGGACGGCGCGCCAGCGTCACCGATCTCGGCAGCGGCCGGATCGTCGCCCAGGCCGATGAAGCCGAGGCTTTCATCGGCGATCTCATTTCCGGCGGAACCTCCGGCCCGGCAGGCCTGCTCTGGGTGCGCCAGGGCGTCACCGGCATCGAAAATCGCAGCAAGAGCGAGGAAGAGAACGACAAGCGAGTGCGCGAAAGCCTGCTGTCTTCGGTGCAGGGCGAGGTGGAGGCGCTGACGGGAGGACGGCGCATGTCGGCGGTGCTCGAAGCCTGCGAGGAAGAACTCAATCGCCTGGTCACCGCAACGCTGCGGCCGAAGGCAGGAGGCCGCTTTGCCGCCGCGCTCGAGGAGCGTGACAGGCTGCAGGAGGAGGAGGCGCGGCTGGCCAAGGAGGTGGAGATGCTGCACGGCGCACTCGACCGCCGCCGCTCGGTGCAGGCGAGACTCGGCGAACTGGAAAACCCTGATGAGGAAGCCGGCCGGAAAACCGCGATTGCCAACGCCGAGTCGGTGCTCGAAGCCGCTAAACTGCATGACAGGGAACTCAAAGCGCTCGACGCAGAAGGTGCCTTGGCCGCCAGCCGCCGCGATCAGGCGCAGCAGGCATTCGACCGCTTCCACGCAGCATTGAACCGCAGCGGCGAACTGGCGCGGCGTTTCGCCTTGGCGGAGAAAGAGCTTTCAAATGCAGCCGAGCGACGCGCGGCATCGCTTGTTGAAAGCGAGGCTGCAACGGCGGAGGTGCAGGCGGCCGAAGAGGAGGAGCGGTTGAACCGCGAACTGCTTGCGCGGCTGGAGGCAGCGCTACGTTCATGCCACGCCGCCGAGCGTCTGGCCGAGGTCCGTCTGCGTCTCGAACAGGCGGAAGCGGCGCGCCAGCAGATCGAGGATGGGGAGGCGGCGCATGCATTGCTCGCCATTCCAGCCGATGCCATCGAACGGCTTGAAGCACTCGACATCAAAATCGTCGGCTTGCGCGCAGCCGCCGAGGTCGGCCTTCCCTCACTCAGGATCGATTACCTGAAGGACGTTTCCGGATTGGTGAGCATGGACCGCCAGCCTCTGCATGGGGGCGAGGATAAGAGCTTTGCCGGAATGGCGAGGCTTGACATAACAGGCATAGGCACCCTGACCATCCATTCCAGCCGGCAGGCCGACCACAATGGGGCGCTGGAGACCGCGGAAGCCACGCGCCAAACATTGCTTGCCAAGCTCGGTGTCGACAGTCTGCGGACGGCGCGGCAGCGCGATATTGCTGCGCGAAACAAGCGGGAGGAACTGGTGAGGGCGCGCCAGCGGCTCGCCGAACTCGCTCCGAATGGCATTGACGAGCTTCACCTCGACGCCGCACGCTTTGCCGAACTCAGCCAAGGTCCGGTCGAACTTGACGCCAACCCGGAAGAGGTGCGTGCCCGTCTCGCGGATGCGACACGGCGCATCGAACTGGCGCGCAACCGGGCGCGGGAGGCGTCAGTGATGCGCACGGAAGCCGGCGAGGCCATATTGCGCGCGCAGACCGAGCACGCCAGGCTTGGCCAGGAACGCGAGGCCATTGAGGCGGTCATCGGCCCTGAGGCGGGCCGAAATGAATTGCAACAGAACCTCGCCGAAAAACTCTCCAGCGCCAAAGAGCAGGTCGATACGATCGAACTCAGGGCCGCGCCTTTGCGCAGGACAGGGCGGGACCTCGCAGGCGCGGAGGCTGCCCTTGCCAGGGCGCGCTCGGTCGCCGACGCCGCGGGCCGCGAAATTGCCAGGCTTCGCGAAGAGCTTGCCGATCTCGGCGGTCAGATCCGCACCCGCTCGGACAGTGCGCTGGAAGAAAACTGGTCGGAAACGCGGGATTTTCTGGCAGCCGCGCGCGGGCAGGTGAAGCGTTTCGAAACGGAGGTCGGCGTGCTCGATCGCTTGCGCAAGGCGCTGACGGCGACGCGCGCGGCGGCGCGTGATCTTTATCTCAAGCCGGTCATGAACGAACTCGCCCCGCTGCTCGGCCTGCTGTTCGACGACATCTCGATCACCTTCGACGGCGACACGTTGCTGCCGCAAATCGTGCGCCGCAACGGCCTGGACGAGGATGTCGACCGGCTGAGCGGCGGCATGCGGGAGCAGCTCTCGGTGCTGACCCGCCTTGCATTCGCACGGCTGCTTGCCCGCGACGGCCGGCCGGCGCCTGTCATCCTTGACGATGCGCTTGTTTATTCCGACGACGACCGGATCGAGCGAATGTTCGATGCGCTGCACCGCCAATCGCGCGACCAGCAGATCCTCGTCTTCTCCTGTCGCCAACGCGCCTTCTCCAAGCTGGGCGGCAATGTGCTCACCATGCAGCCATGGCAGCCGGATTAG
- a CDS encoding acetolactate synthase large subunit produces MTKGSDLLVAALENEGVDRIFGIPGEENLDVVESIRKSSIELVLTRHEQAAAFMAATYGRLTGKPGVCLTTLGPGALNLSTGAAYALLGAMPMVMITGQKGILSSRQARFQVVDVVASMKPLTKLARQIVSPQMIPTTVREAFRIAQEERPGPVHLELPEDIAAEECQEVALIAPHQLELPTASDAALDRAAALIAAAKRPLLMFGAAASRPRSTSDIAQFVIRTRIPFFTTQMGKGTVPGGTELYMGTAALSERDYVHEAIEQADLIITIGHDTIEKPPFIMGKGGPKVVHVGYQPATVEQVYFPQSEVIGDIGPSLKALADRLEGKLPNAQALLHLRERILERIAARATEDRFTPQRLVHDIREVMPHDGILALDNGMYKIWFARNYRTRMANTLLLDNALATMGAGLPSAMVASMLYPERRVMAICGDGGFMMNSQELETAVRLKLNLVVLVIEDNAYGMIRWKQAVDEFPDFGMTFGNPDFVKYAESYGAKGTRVDDISRFKQVLEEAFSGGGVHLVNVPVDYSENERVLVKELRERLPAKLEA; encoded by the coding sequence ATGACCAAAGGCTCCGATCTTCTAGTGGCAGCGCTTGAGAACGAAGGTGTCGATCGCATCTTCGGCATTCCCGGCGAAGAGAATCTCGACGTTGTCGAATCCATCCGCAAGTCGTCGATTGAGCTCGTGCTCACCCGACACGAGCAGGCAGCCGCCTTCATGGCGGCGACCTATGGCCGCCTGACAGGCAAGCCCGGCGTCTGCCTGACGACTCTCGGGCCCGGCGCGCTGAACCTCTCGACGGGTGCCGCATACGCCCTGCTCGGGGCGATGCCGATGGTGATGATCACTGGTCAGAAAGGCATCCTCTCGTCCCGCCAGGCGCGCTTCCAGGTGGTCGATGTCGTTGCGTCCATGAAGCCGCTGACGAAGCTCGCAAGGCAGATTGTGTCGCCGCAGATGATCCCGACGACGGTCAGGGAGGCGTTCCGCATCGCCCAGGAGGAAAGGCCGGGGCCGGTGCATCTGGAGCTTCCGGAAGATATTGCGGCCGAAGAATGCCAGGAGGTGGCGCTGATTGCGCCGCATCAGCTCGAACTGCCGACGGCAAGCGATGCGGCCCTCGATCGCGCTGCCGCCCTCATCGCCGCAGCCAAACGTCCGCTTCTGATGTTCGGGGCCGCCGCCTCGCGTCCCCGCTCGACATCGGATATTGCGCAGTTTGTGATCCGTACGCGCATTCCGTTCTTTACCACCCAGATGGGGAAGGGAACGGTGCCCGGCGGAACCGAACTTTATATGGGCACCGCCGCGCTGTCGGAGCGGGATTATGTCCACGAGGCCATTGAACAGGCAGACCTTATCATCACGATCGGGCACGACACGATCGAGAAACCACCCTTCATCATGGGCAAGGGCGGCCCGAAGGTCGTTCATGTCGGATATCAGCCGGCGACCGTCGAGCAGGTCTATTTCCCGCAGTCCGAGGTCATCGGCGACATCGGCCCTTCGCTGAAGGCGCTGGCGGATCGCCTCGAGGGCAAGCTGCCAAACGCGCAGGCGCTTCTTCATCTCCGCGAGCGCATTCTCGAGCGCATCGCCGCGCGGGCAACAGAAGATCGCTTCACGCCACAGCGGCTGGTCCACGACATAAGAGAGGTGATGCCGCATGACGGCATCCTAGCGCTCGATAACGGCATGTACAAGATCTGGTTTGCCCGGAACTACCGGACGCGGATGGCGAACACGCTACTGCTCGACAATGCCCTTGCAACGATGGGAGCCGGGCTGCCATCGGCGATGGTTGCCTCGATGCTCTATCCCGAGCGGCGTGTCATGGCGATTTGTGGTGACGGCGGCTTCATGATGAACTCGCAGGAACTCGAAACAGCCGTCCGGCTGAAACTCAACCTCGTCGTCCTCGTCATCGAGGACAATGCCTACGGCATGATCCGCTGGAAGCAGGCGGTGGACGAATTCCCGGATTTCGGGATGACCTTCGGCAATCCCGACTTCGTGAAATATGCCGAATCCTACGGCGCCAAGGGAACCAGGGTCGACGATATCAGCCGGTTCAAACAGGTGCTCGAAGAGGCTTTCTCCGGCGGCGGTGTGCATCTGGTGAATGTGCCGGTGGACTACTCTGAAAATGAACGCGTGCTGGTGAAGGAGCTTCGCGAACGGCTCCCCGCGAAATTGGAGGCCTGA
- a CDS encoding metallophosphoesterase family protein, with translation MFSFLHSSDLHIGKRFGNLPEDLRGRLREARHGVIARLAAAAREHGAGVILLAGDTFDTETPTPAVLRQALGEMARNTPLRWVLLPGNHDSLLADQLWSAARGVVPDNVILATEAVPLPLGPDVILLPAPCTTRRPGRDLTEWMTGAATADGAIRIGLAHGPIQEFSEDATAANVIAPNRAALAGLDYMALGDWHGSVAVDARTYYSGAPEPDRFKHDRPGQAMVVSIAGQGAMPTTTTVTTASFSWRTLQLPLLASEDGVEVLKAALPEPFARRQTLLRVALSGRARLNGRTAMISLLEQVAPEFAHLEIDADLLGTDCESDDLETIDRAGALRDAAELLLAESLDEARSGDDRGVARQALIRLFSYCEAIDR, from the coding sequence ATGTTTTCCTTCCTGCACAGTTCAGACCTGCATATTGGCAAACGATTTGGCAATCTTCCGGAGGATTTGAGAGGGCGCCTGCGCGAGGCACGGCATGGTGTCATCGCCAGGCTTGCCGCTGCAGCACGAGAGCATGGCGCTGGCGTCATTCTGCTCGCCGGCGACACCTTCGACACCGAGACGCCGACGCCTGCCGTGCTTCGGCAAGCGCTTGGCGAGATGGCCCGGAATACGCCGCTGCGCTGGGTCTTGCTTCCCGGCAACCACGACTCGCTGCTGGCCGATCAGCTCTGGAGTGCTGCGCGCGGTGTGGTGCCCGACAATGTCATCCTGGCGACGGAAGCGGTGCCTCTTCCGCTTGGGCCTGATGTCATCCTGCTGCCGGCGCCTTGCACGACCAGGAGGCCGGGCCGCGACCTGACCGAATGGATGACGGGTGCCGCCACAGCGGACGGCGCTATCCGCATCGGCCTCGCCCATGGCCCCATCCAGGAATTTTCGGAGGATGCCACGGCCGCCAACGTGATTGCGCCGAACCGCGCGGCACTGGCCGGCCTCGACTACATGGCGCTCGGCGATTGGCACGGATCGGTGGCGGTGGACGCCAGAACATATTACAGCGGCGCGCCCGAGCCGGACCGTTTCAAGCATGACCGGCCGGGGCAGGCGATGGTCGTTTCCATTGCCGGGCAGGGGGCGATGCCGACGACGACGACGGTGACGACCGCCAGCTTTTCCTGGCGGACATTGCAGCTTCCGCTGCTGGCGTCGGAAGACGGCGTTGAAGTGCTGAAGGCCGCGTTGCCGGAACCGTTCGCGCGGCGACAAACCCTGCTGCGCGTGGCGCTGTCCGGCCGTGCCCGGTTGAACGGGCGAACGGCGATGATCAGCCTGCTGGAGCAGGTCGCGCCGGAATTTGCGCATCTGGAGATCGATGCCGACCTTTTGGGGACCGACTGCGAGAGCGATGATCTGGAGACCATCGACCGAGCCGGTGCGCTGCGCGATGCTGCGGAATTGCTTCTTGCCGAAAGCCTCGACGAGGCCCGTTCCGGCGATGACAGGGGCGTGGCGCGCCAAGCGTTGATCCGCCTGTTTTCCTATTGCGAGGCGATCGATCGATGA
- a CDS encoding ribbon-helix-helix domain-containing protein gives MRTTQPLTITLPLEMAQMVKAKVSSGEYATESEVIRDGLRSLAARDAAVERWLRDEVASTYDEIKAHPERALSAAEVRRRLDARMAAHAKK, from the coding sequence ATGCGTACAACCCAACCACTCACCATCACCCTCCCGCTGGAAATGGCGCAAATGGTGAAGGCCAAAGTCAGTTCGGGCGAATATGCGACCGAGAGCGAAGTTATCCGCGACGGTCTGCGCAGCTTGGCCGCCCGCGACGCCGCAGTTGAGAGATGGCTGCGCGACGAGGTCGCGTCAACTTATGACGAGATTAAAGCCCACCCCGAGCGCGCCCTCTCCGCCGCGGAAGTCAGGCGGCGACTCGACGCCCGCATGGCCGCTCACGCCAAGAAATAA